One window of Helicobacter sp. MIT 99-5507 genomic DNA carries:
- a CDS encoding diguanylate cyclase: protein MFFTRLKVFILSAIILSAFSFFLLYKLDSYVKNQYINALSSQLSSTIRFAFKPSSNIMYNAPSHDIFVYDILRSQAGFKDLWYYRSDAISDGLGRKRDSLRDLIERKVNLTKSIESSIAKIDGTNQYQIRVSAPIIASDTCLECHSGLKVGDLAGIVSTSFIMYDAIFAIYNSMKIELLVIIGVASLILMFVMLFSINSFTRLVYNMKAAVQSATDGNFAIRIKSQGIGIFGEATKAANKLLEVLDKSITSIDAKIASIFVYKKSSYSNNPLLRIAGLIAEITNLFLFKNKIEAARHNSEVCREIQDVISRYIKYKYLIFSEIIDGNIVSGYRVDSNGESKIVVGDVKSIENRFEVANPNILFDDGKGCIFISTSIEQLNVIDLKIFISSDIVFYYSIAFNSKKDLIEKENSIVRIYNYIREARPIIRNNILVKSIEEASYTDPLTKAYNRLYLEKYALLVDAKLKQYVNFGVLMLDIDHFKKVNDTYGHAIGDAAIRLLTDTIRKAIRANDRLFRYGGEEFVVILEGCDMKDAQMIAEKIRTLFISAKSCPANSSSESDTIEITFPKSVSIGVSAMPDFSRDIWECINQADLALYKAKESGRNRVIKYNPELKTKDVKKNKQVDTSKETTPSNSNADYNDDDEATFLESLKLNQ from the coding sequence GTGTTTTTTACTAGATTAAAAGTTTTTATATTATCTGCAATTATATTGAGTGCGTTTAGCTTTTTTTTATTATACAAGCTAGATTCATATGTTAAAAATCAATATATTAATGCGCTTTCATCGCAATTATCTAGCACAATAAGGTTTGCTTTTAAGCCAAGTAGCAATATTATGTATAATGCGCCTTCTCATGATATTTTTGTATATGATATTCTAAGAAGTCAAGCAGGGTTTAAAGATCTTTGGTATTATAGAAGCGATGCAATAAGTGATGGGCTAGGAAGAAAAAGAGATTCTCTAAGAGATCTTATAGAAAGAAAGGTAAATCTAACAAAATCTATCGAATCATCGATTGCCAAAATAGATGGCACTAATCAATATCAAATAAGAGTGTCCGCCCCTATTATAGCTTCTGATACTTGTTTGGAATGTCATAGTGGATTAAAAGTTGGAGATCTTGCAGGAATTGTCAGCACATCTTTTATAATGTATGATGCAATATTTGCTATATATAATTCTATGAAAATAGAGTTATTAGTGATAATAGGCGTTGCATCACTTATCTTGATGTTTGTAATGTTATTTAGCATTAATTCATTTACAAGACTTGTATATAACATGAAAGCAGCAGTTCAAAGTGCCACTGATGGAAATTTTGCAATTAGAATAAAAAGTCAAGGTATAGGTATTTTTGGTGAAGCTACAAAAGCAGCTAATAAATTATTAGAAGTATTGGATAAAAGTATTACATCAATTGATGCAAAAATAGCATCTATTTTTGTTTATAAAAAGAGCTCATATAGCAACAACCCATTACTTAGAATCGCAGGATTAATAGCAGAGATAACAAATTTATTTTTATTCAAAAATAAAATAGAAGCAGCAAGGCATAATTCAGAAGTTTGTAGAGAGATTCAAGATGTAATATCAAGGTATATTAAGTATAAATATTTGATTTTTTCAGAAATTATAGATGGAAATATAGTAAGTGGATATAGGGTCGATAGCAATGGTGAGAGTAAAATTGTTGTTGGGGATGTAAAAAGCATAGAAAATCGTTTTGAAGTGGCTAATCCAAATATATTATTTGATGATGGAAAAGGATGTATATTTATATCTACATCAATTGAACAGCTAAATGTTATTGACTTAAAAATCTTTATATCTAGTGATATAGTATTTTATTACTCAATTGCATTTAATTCTAAAAAAGATCTGATAGAAAAAGAGAATTCTATTGTTAGAATCTACAATTATATTCGTGAAGCAAGACCAATTATTAGAAATAATATACTTGTAAAAAGTATAGAAGAAGCATCATATACTGATCCACTAACAAAGGCATATAATAGATTGTATTTAGAAAAATATGCATTATTAGTAGATGCTAAGTTGAAACAATATGTAAATTTTGGTGTATTAATGCTTGATATCGATCATTTTAAAAAGGTAAATGATACATATGGGCATGCTATAGGTGATGCAGCTATTCGCTTATTAACAGATACTATAAGGAAAGCAATTAGAGCTAATGATAGACTTTTTAGATATGGTGGTGAAGAATTTGTCGTGATTTTAGAGGGTTGTGATATGAAAGATGCTCAAATGATTGCAGAAAAAATTAGAACATTATTTATTTCTGCAAAAAGTTGTCCTGCAAATTCATCTAGCGAATCTGATACGATAGAAATCACATTCCCAAAATCTGTTAGTATAGGTGTTTCAGCTATGCCTGATTTCTCAAGAGATATTTGGGAGTGTATTAATCAAGCTGATTTAGCTTTATATAAAGCTAAAGAGAGTGGAAGAAACAGGGTTATTAAATACAATCCAGAATTAAAAACAAAAGATGTGAAAAAAAATAAACAAGTTGATACATCAAAAGAAACTACACCTTCTAATTCTAATGCTGATTATAACGATGATGATGAAGCAACATTTTTAGAGAGCTTGAAATTAAATCAATAA
- the glmS gene encoding glutamine--fructose-6-phosphate transaminase (isomerizing) — protein MCGIIGYIGDKEKKEVVLDGLRELEYRGYDSAGISILSNDTLSTFKTTGKLTNLEMKCKDFQSNGFGVAIGHTRWATHGKATEINAHPHYGEVSSVVHNGIIENFLEVKKQLESIGKKFLSQTDTEVIVHLFEENLSIYSNHLIAFKHTIDTLIGSYAILLITKSVPDKIFYAKNGSPLLIGSNGSEIYFASSSTPLIGIVDRICYLEDGDVGYMDINSFDNLKNIQPMSGEKISSQKDGYRYFMEKEIYEQHKILQDTIRGRILDDSINLEIPFDFIDGINRVVICACGTSHHAGLSAKYLYEREAKIKTDVFIASEFRYAEPILEKDSLFIVISQSGETADTLEALKLANKSGLKTLAICNVDSSSIVREAKYYLLTRAGVEKGVASTKAFSSQVILLWMLGIYMAQHKKTISNEKIKIQVDNIRNSLEATKVSSFMHDKLKKLSKRYLHGHGFFFIGRDIFYPLALEGALKLKEISYLHAEGYPGGEMKHGPIALADSELFCVSLMPKHLLYDKIKNNTQELSARDATICIIAQEYDEVADDMVFIDKFDSYMEEFFAMMIVLQILALEIAIRLGNDVDMPRNLAKSVTVE, from the coding sequence ATGTGCGGGATAATCGGCTATATAGGTGATAAAGAAAAAAAAGAAGTTGTATTAGATGGCTTAAGAGAGCTTGAATATAGAGGATATGATAGTGCTGGAATCTCTATTCTTAGTAATGATACATTATCCACATTTAAAACTACAGGTAAGCTAACAAATCTTGAAATGAAATGCAAAGATTTTCAATCAAATGGCTTTGGAGTTGCGATAGGACATACAAGATGGGCGACGCATGGTAAAGCAACAGAAATAAATGCACATCCACATTATGGCGAAGTAAGCAGTGTTGTCCATAATGGAATTATTGAGAATTTTTTGGAGGTTAAAAAACAGCTTGAGAGCATAGGAAAAAAATTTTTAAGCCAAACTGATACAGAAGTAATAGTCCATCTTTTTGAAGAAAATTTAAGCATTTATTCAAATCATCTAATAGCATTCAAACATACTATTGATACTTTGATTGGCTCATATGCAATTTTGTTGATAACAAAAAGCGTGCCAGATAAAATATTTTATGCCAAAAATGGCTCGCCATTATTGATTGGTTCAAATGGAAGTGAGATTTATTTTGCAAGTTCATCAACTCCACTTATTGGCATTGTAGATAGAATCTGCTATTTAGAAGATGGTGATGTAGGGTATATGGATATTAATTCATTTGATAATTTAAAAAATATTCAGCCTATGAGTGGGGAGAAAATATCTTCACAAAAAGATGGATATAGATATTTTATGGAAAAAGAAATTTATGAACAACATAAAATATTGCAAGATACAATAAGAGGTAGAATCTTAGATGATAGTATCAATTTAGAGATTCCATTTGATTTTATAGATGGTATCAATAGAGTTGTGATTTGTGCTTGTGGCACGAGTCATCATGCTGGACTTAGCGCAAAATATCTTTATGAACGAGAAGCAAAAATTAAAACAGATGTTTTTATTGCTAGTGAGTTTAGATATGCAGAGCCAATTTTAGAAAAAGATTCTCTATTTATTGTTATTTCTCAAAGTGGAGAGACAGCAGATACATTAGAGGCATTAAAATTAGCAAATAAAAGTGGTTTAAAAACATTAGCTATATGCAATGTAGATAGTAGTTCTATTGTTAGAGAGGCAAAATATTATTTATTAACTAGAGCAGGCGTAGAAAAAGGTGTCGCATCTACTAAGGCTTTTTCATCACAAGTGATACTTCTTTGGATGCTTGGAATCTATATGGCACAACATAAAAAAACTATTTCAAATGAAAAAATTAAGATACAAGTTGATAATATTCGAAATTCATTAGAAGCAACAAAAGTTAGTTCTTTTATGCACGATAAGCTGAAAAAATTATCCAAAAGATATTTACATGGTCATGGATTCTTTTTTATTGGTAGAGATATATTTTATCCATTAGCATTAGAAGGTGCATTGAAGTTAAAAGAGATTAGTTATTTGCATGCAGAGGGATATCCAGGTGGCGAGATGAAACATGGACCAATAGCATTAGCTGATAGTGAATTATTTTGTGTTAGCTTAATGCCAAAGCATTTATTGTATGATAAAATTAAAAATAATACACAAGAGCTTAGTGCTAGAGATGCTACAATTTGCATTATTGCTCAAGAATATGATGAAGTTGCTGATGATATGGTATTTATTGATAAATTTGATAGCTACATGGAAGAATTTTTTGCTATGATGATTGTATTACAGATTCTAGCACTTGAAATTGCAATAAGGCTTGGAAATGATGTAGATATGCCTAGAAATTTAGCAAAAAGTGTAACAGTAGAGTAA
- a CDS encoding phospholipase A → MRYILVYVLFITLSLANDTTNSNSQIKNQTNTESSKDNYINYEFPRYDDINIANSILHRLSIHNENYFMPLYYSISDIRKPYKPYEVKMQISAKVNLFDDILFGIGLFFAYTQISFFQMYSGEISAPFRDSDYMPELTFYRALDWKLFGGEFYNIRFGYLHRSNGEEMFNRSRGIDRIVTELMYRNGNFRANIKGWFYVGYDPTNIRRYVGYSDLKLGYIFLERNHIYLTIHNLFHNYKNYKGSLLFEYKFNFNIISLYLQYFQGYGDNIYQYNIKSKNIGIGVSIKQ, encoded by the coding sequence ATGAGATATATTTTAGTTTATGTTTTATTTATTACTCTATCGCTAGCAAATGATACAACAAATAGCAATTCACAAATAAAAAATCAAACAAATACAGAATCTAGCAAAGATAATTATATAAATTATGAATTTCCAAGATATGATGATATAAATATTGCAAATAGTATATTACATAGATTATCTATACATAATGAAAATTATTTTATGCCACTCTATTATTCAATAAGCGATATAAGAAAACCATATAAACCATATGAAGTAAAAATGCAAATAAGTGCAAAAGTAAATTTATTTGATGATATTTTATTTGGGATTGGATTGTTTTTTGCATATACTCAAATTTCATTTTTTCAAATGTATTCTGGAGAAATCTCTGCACCTTTTAGAGATAGTGATTATATGCCCGAGCTAACATTTTATAGAGCACTAGATTGGAAATTATTTGGCGGGGAGTTCTATAATATTAGATTTGGATATTTGCATAGATCAAATGGTGAAGAAATGTTTAATAGATCAAGAGGTATTGATAGAATCGTCACTGAATTAATGTATAGAAATGGAAATTTTAGAGCAAATATAAAAGGCTGGTTTTATGTAGGATATGATCCTACAAATATTAGAAGGTATGTAGGATATAGTGATTTAAAACTTGGATATATATTTTTAGAAAGAAATCATATTTATCTAACAATACATAATCTATTTCATAATTATAAAAATTATAAAGGCTCTTTACTCTTTGAATATAAATTTAACTTCAATATAATTAGCCTGTATTTACAATATTTTCAAGGATATGGCGATAATATATATCAATACAATATAAAATCAAAAAATATTGGCATAGGAGTGTCAATCAAACAATAA
- a CDS encoding CoA-binding protein: MIKDILQDSHVIAIVGLSPNPTKDSNIVANYLKNNGYKIIPIYPDKDYILDSKVYRSISDALKENDIDIVVVFRKSKEALNVAKEIIDNIKYAKNLKALWFQIGIISDEVEYLTKPYNIYFVQDECIKIQHKLLFD; encoded by the coding sequence ATGATAAAAGATATTTTGCAAGATTCTCATGTCATTGCGATAGTTGGCTTAAGTCCAAATCCTACAAAAGATAGCAATATAGTTGCTAACTATCTAAAAAATAATGGATATAAAATAATCCCAATATATCCAGATAAGGATTATATTTTAGATTCTAAAGTGTATAGAAGCATAAGTGATGCTTTGAAAGAAAATGATATAGATATTGTGGTTGTTTTTAGAAAAAGCAAAGAGGCACTAAATGTGGCAAAAGAAATTATAGATAATATAAAATATGCCAAGAATCTAAAGGCATTATGGTTTCAAATAGGCATCATTAGCGATGAGGTAGAATATTTAACTAAGCCCTATAATATTTATTTTGTTCAAGATGAATGTATAAAAATTCAACATAAATTATTGTTTGATTGA
- a CDS encoding RNA polymerase factor sigma-54: MKLKQSQNLKTKLSPTLKSWFPILQSSTTELEEVLGEFIAENPFVDIQSNIRQNLPIIKKPRHNRALSNMSDKIEALSIYKKSLYEVLESQIVPPLFPTPISQEIAFEIIDFISDEGYFEGDIDEISSKYSVESSFVENIRNRFSKLDPPGIGAINEVESMIFQLDDFDLPKDLYDLAFRLIGDLKNHKKYINNKLYNKAMNLISKLKNPPALDYFPTDSSIIPDIFINSTIDGFEVNLNDDYYPEIIVDSKIKDNKDIAIKVKLKEARDLIDALNMRKSTIKKIGLMLLEYQYDFFIGGDIKPLKLKDIALELGHNPSTISRAISNKYLECNRGIYPLKNFFSAAITDDTSNTSIKDFILECIKCENKKSPLSDVKILELVEDKYKIKMVRRTITKYRKQLNIASSGERKRLYEMEL; this comes from the coding sequence ATGAAACTAAAACAATCCCAAAACTTAAAAACCAAACTAAGCCCAACGCTAAAGAGCTGGTTTCCAATATTGCAGAGTTCTACCACGGAATTAGAAGAAGTTTTGGGTGAGTTTATAGCAGAAAATCCATTTGTTGATATACAAAGCAATATAAGACAGAATCTGCCAATAATAAAAAAGCCTAGACACAATAGAGCGCTTTCTAATATGAGTGATAAAATAGAGGCTTTGAGTATCTATAAAAAAAGCTTATATGAAGTATTAGAATCCCAGATTGTACCCCCTTTGTTTCCTACACCAATAAGCCAAGAAATTGCATTTGAGATCATTGATTTTATAAGTGATGAAGGATATTTTGAAGGAGATATAGATGAGATTTCAAGTAAATATAGTGTGGAATCTAGTTTTGTAGAAAATATTAGAAATCGTTTTAGCAAGCTTGATCCACCGGGTATTGGTGCGATAAATGAAGTAGAATCTATGATTTTTCAGCTAGATGATTTTGATTTGCCAAAAGATTTGTATGATTTAGCATTTAGGCTTATTGGAGATTTAAAAAATCATAAAAAATATATTAATAACAAACTTTACAATAAAGCTATGAATCTAATCTCAAAGCTAAAAAATCCTCCTGCATTAGATTATTTTCCTACAGATTCAAGTATCATCCCAGATATTTTTATAAATAGCACGATAGATGGCTTTGAAGTAAATCTAAATGATGATTATTATCCAGAAATAATAGTAGATAGCAAAATAAAAGATAATAAAGATATTGCAATAAAAGTAAAATTAAAAGAAGCAAGGGATTTGATAGATGCGTTAAATATGCGAAAAAGCACGATTAAAAAAATAGGGCTTATGCTCCTAGAATATCAATATGATTTTTTTATAGGTGGTGATATAAAACCTTTAAAATTAAAAGATATTGCATTAGAGTTAGGACACAATCCAAGCACAATTTCACGAGCCATTTCAAATAAATATTTAGAATGCAATCGCGGAATCTATCCACTAAAAAATTTTTTTAGTGCAGCAATAACAGATGATACATCAAATACTTCTATAAAAGATTTTATTTTAGAATGTATTAAATGTGAAAACAAAAAATCTCCGCTTAGTGATGTAAAGATTCTAGAATTAGTAGAGGATAAATATAAAATTAAAATGGTAAGAAGAACTATTACAAAATATAGAAAACAGCTAAATATAGCAAGTTCAGGCGAGAGAAAACGGCTATATGAGATGGAATTATAA
- the lptB gene encoding LPS export ABC transporter ATP-binding protein — MDTLKAKNLSKTIKKTKIVNDVSLEVNSAEVVGLLGPNGAGKTTTFYMICGLLVPSNGNVFLNDRDITKLSLHRRSNLGIGYLPQESSIFRDLSVEENLEFAAEVSIKDSKARAQRIEEMLEAFNITTIRRRKGLSLSGGERRRVEIARALIKDPKFILLDEPFAGVDPIAVLDIQNIIEKLIELNIGVLITDHNVRETLSVCDRAYVIKSGSLLASGSSDEIYDNELVRIHYLGENFKV; from the coding sequence ATGGATACTCTAAAGGCAAAAAACTTAAGCAAAACTATCAAAAAAACAAAAATTGTAAATGATGTATCACTAGAAGTAAATAGTGCTGAGGTGGTTGGACTTCTTGGACCAAATGGCGCAGGTAAAACAACTACTTTTTATATGATTTGCGGGCTTTTAGTGCCAAGCAATGGAAATGTGTTTTTAAATGATAGGGATATTACAAAATTATCACTTCATAGGCGTTCAAATCTAGGGATAGGATATTTGCCACAAGAATCTAGTATTTTTAGAGATTTGAGTGTTGAGGAGAATCTAGAATTTGCTGCAGAAGTATCAATAAAAGATTCTAAAGCAAGAGCACAGAGGATAGAAGAAATGCTTGAGGCTTTCAATATTACTACTATTAGAAGGCGAAAAGGATTATCTTTGAGCGGAGGAGAGCGAAGAAGAGTTGAGATCGCAAGGGCACTTATTAAAGATCCAAAATTTATTTTACTTGATGAGCCATTTGCTGGAGTTGATCCAATAGCTGTCCTTGATATTCAAAATATCATAGAAAAACTTATAGAATTAAATATAGGAGTGCTTATTACAGACCATAATGTTAGAGAGACATTATCTGTTTGTGATAGGGCATATGTCATCAAAAGTGGTAGTTTGCTTGCAAGCGGAAGCAGTGATGAAATATATGATAATGAATTAGTTAGAATCCACTATCTTGGCGAAAATTTTAAAGTATGA
- the tsaE gene encoding tRNA (adenosine(37)-N6)-threonylcarbamoyltransferase complex ATPase subunit type 1 TsaE, with translation MLFSDIDLNNLIKICFKIDEISKDKEHIIFLLYGDIGAGKTSLVKEYAKFCNIKDIVTSPTFSLLHEYDDKIFHYDLYNREMSDLLNLGILDLLSNNGIHFVEWADDNLKEILQEAFSNIITIKIDKNLQTRNYEIG, from the coding sequence ATGCTATTTAGTGATATAGATTTAAATAATTTGATAAAAATTTGTTTTAAAATTGATGAAATATCTAAGGATAAAGAGCATATTATATTTTTATTATATGGTGATATTGGTGCGGGTAAAACTAGCTTAGTAAAAGAATATGCAAAATTTTGCAATATAAAAGATATTGTAACATCACCTACATTTAGCTTACTACATGAGTATGATGATAAAATATTTCATTATGATTTGTATAATAGAGAAATGAGTGATTTATTAAATCTTGGAATCTTAGATTTGCTATCAAATAATGGAATCCATTTTGTTGAATGGGCAGATGATAATTTAAAAGAAATATTACAAGAGGCATTTTCTAATATCATCACTATAAAAATAGATAAAAACCTACAAACAAGAAATTATGAGATTGGCTAA
- a CDS encoding DNA polymerase III subunit gamma/tau, with protein sequence MSKALSLKYRPLKFSDLIGQDSISQTLSLALDLNKVSHAYLFSGLRGSGKTSSARIFARALECEKFPTSVPCGECPSCKSSLNNTHMDIIEMDAASSRSIDDIKDLIEQIQYKPAYSRFKIFIIDEVHMLTKEAFNALLKTLEEPPEYVKFILATTDPLKLPPTILSRTQHFRFKKIPQNSISTHLKRILGLENVKFEDEAIDLLSRNCGGSLRDALTLLEQSIIFSKENVTLESVSSMLGALNPSVIEDFFNSILSKNDSKIESILKEFESYEVENIIDEMIIFLKYRMLSKDSRYSLIVIDRFFRILGDAKNMLFQNAESSFVLLLTTLKLKEALNIDEINKIIAKIEREVISFNNEAIKNDINTDSNNSSNPIKDSVQDSIKDPKDSIKDSTNLLSPKSQFEQLVDKIYNRNYELGELFKKNIEFVDFKDSILTWNSKADGEEKNKLRQFFSVIVELVYEVFGKNTKIVTPKQNKEEQKPKEPEIIRDIENIFGIVDKKIINNKEK encoded by the coding sequence ATGTCAAAAGCATTATCACTTAAATATCGTCCATTAAAATTTAGTGATTTGATAGGTCAAGATTCTATTTCACAAACTTTATCACTAGCACTTGATTTAAACAAAGTTTCACATGCATATTTATTTTCTGGGCTTAGGGGAAGTGGTAAAACATCAAGTGCTAGAATCTTTGCTAGAGCGCTAGAATGTGAAAAATTTCCAACAAGCGTGCCTTGTGGAGAATGCCCCTCTTGCAAAAGTTCATTAAATAATACACATATGGATATTATTGAAATGGATGCGGCATCATCTAGGTCAATTGATGATATAAAAGACTTAATAGAACAAATTCAATATAAACCTGCATATTCTAGATTTAAGATTTTTATTATTGATGAAGTTCATATGCTTACAAAAGAAGCTTTTAATGCACTTTTAAAAACACTTGAAGAGCCACCAGAATATGTAAAATTTATACTTGCTACAACCGATCCGTTGAAATTGCCACCAACTATTTTAAGCAGGACGCAGCATTTTAGATTTAAAAAGATTCCACAAAATAGCATTTCTACGCATCTAAAGAGAATCTTGGGCTTAGAAAATGTGAAATTTGAAGATGAAGCAATAGATTTATTATCTAGGAATTGTGGTGGAAGCTTGCGCGATGCACTGACTTTACTTGAACAATCTATCATATTTTCTAAAGAAAATGTTACATTAGAGAGCGTATCAAGCATGCTTGGTGCATTAAATCCAAGTGTGATAGAAGATTTTTTTAACTCCATATTATCAAAAAATGATTCCAAGATAGAATCTATACTAAAAGAGTTTGAATCTTATGAAGTAGAAAATATTATCGATGAGATGATTATATTTTTAAAATATAGAATGTTAAGCAAGGATTCTAGATATAGCTTGATTGTTATTGATAGATTTTTTAGGATTCTAGGTGATGCTAAAAATATGCTTTTTCAAAATGCAGAATCTTCATTTGTTTTGCTTTTGACAACATTAAAATTAAAAGAAGCTCTAAATATTGATGAGATAAATAAAATCATAGCAAAGATTGAAAGAGAAGTTATTAGCTTTAATAATGAAGCAATCAAAAATGATATCAATACAGATTCTAATAATTCTTCAAATCCCATAAAAGATTCTGTGCAAGATTCTATTAAAGATCCAAAAGATTCTATTAAAGATTCTACAAATCTACTTTCACCAAAGTCGCAATTTGAACAATTAGTAGATAAGATTTATAATCGTAATTATGAACTAGGAGAATTATTTAAAAAAAATATAGAATTTGTTGATTTTAAAGATTCTATACTTACTTGGAATAGCAAAGCAGATGGCGAAGAAAAAAATAAATTAAGGCAGTTTTTTAGTGTGATTGTGGAGCTTGTGTATGAAGTTTTTGGTAAAAATACAAAAATTGTAACCCCAAAGCAAAATAAAGAAGAGCAAAAACCAAAAGAGCCAGAAATAATAAGAGACATAGAAAATATTTTTGGGATTGTTGATAAGAAAATTATAAATAATAAAGAGAAATAA
- a CDS encoding acetolactate synthase large subunit, with translation MPVATTNKMTGAKMVMEAFKEERVEVVFGYPGGAVLFIYDEIYKQNYFNHILTRHEQAALHAADGYARASGKVGVAIITSGPGFTNAVTGIATAYTDSVPLVVISGQVPITQIGTDAFQEIDAVGISRPCTKHNYLVKNIKELPRILKEAFYIARSGRPGPVLIDLPKDISATLGEFDYPKDIRLVTYKPTMKGNARQITKLKDAINDSKKPLFYIGGGAVISNAYSEIRELIKLTNIPAIETLMARGICGDTNPLFFGMAGMHGSYASNMAISECDLLISLGARFDDRITGKLSEFAKNAKIAHIDIDPSSISKIVNANYPIVGDLKNVIKELLNILGDYDKTKTKKWLETLESYKKKHHFCYQDSDKILKPQWVIEKIAQMTDANAIISTDVGQHQMWVAQFYKFMQPREFLTSGGLGTMGFGLPAAIGAKIAQKKKYSINISGDGSIMMNIQELITCIQSGIPVINVILNNNYLGMVRQWQTFFYEKRYSNVDLTCQPNFVKLVESFGGIGFEVKTKKEFEKALKEAMNSNKVSLLDVKIDRMESVFPMVPSGGAIYNMMLN, from the coding sequence ATGCCTGTTGCAACTACAAATAAAATGACAGGTGCCAAAATGGTTATGGAGGCATTTAAAGAAGAAAGGGTTGAGGTTGTTTTTGGTTACCCTGGGGGAGCTGTATTATTTATTTATGATGAAATATATAAGCAAAATTATTTTAACCATATTTTAACAAGACATGAACAAGCCGCATTGCACGCTGCCGATGGATATGCAAGAGCTAGCGGAAAAGTCGGCGTAGCAATCATTACAAGCGGACCAGGATTTACAAATGCAGTAACAGGAATAGCAACAGCTTATACAGATTCTGTGCCACTTGTAGTTATTAGCGGACAAGTGCCAATTACTCAAATCGGCACAGACGCATTTCAAGAAATTGATGCTGTTGGCATCTCTCGTCCATGCACAAAACATAATTATCTTGTAAAAAATATAAAAGAACTACCTAGAATCTTAAAAGAAGCATTTTATATTGCAAGAAGTGGGCGTCCTGGTCCTGTGCTAATTGACTTGCCAAAAGATATTAGTGCGACTTTAGGAGAGTTTGATTATCCAAAAGATATTAGGCTAGTTACTTATAAACCCACTATGAAAGGCAATGCAAGGCAGATTACAAAGCTAAAAGATGCAATAAATGATTCAAAAAAACCTCTATTTTATATAGGTGGCGGTGCAGTAATTTCAAATGCTTATAGCGAGATTAGAGAATTAATAAAGCTGACAAACATACCTGCCATAGAAACATTAATGGCTAGGGGTATATGCGGTGATACAAATCCTTTATTTTTTGGTATGGCTGGAATGCATGGCAGTTATGCCTCAAATATGGCTATTAGTGAGTGCGATTTATTAATATCACTTGGAGCTAGATTTGATGATAGAATCACAGGAAAACTAAGTGAATTTGCAAAAAACGCAAAAATAGCACATATTGATATAGATCCAAGCTCTATTAGTAAGATTGTTAATGCAAATTATCCAATAGTTGGCGATTTAAAAAATGTTATTAAAGAACTGCTAAATATTTTAGGAGATTATGATAAAACAAAAACAAAAAAATGGCTAGAAACTTTAGAATCCTATAAGAAAAAACACCATTTTTGCTATCAAGATTCAGATAAGATACTAAAACCTCAATGGGTTATTGAAAAAATAGCACAGATGACAGATGCAAATGCAATCATCTCTACAGATGTCGGGCAACATCAAATGTGGGTGGCACAATTTTATAAATTTATGCAACCAAGAGAGTTTCTAACAAGTGGTGGGCTTGGGACTATGGGATTTGGACTTCCAGCTGCAATTGGCGCAAAAATCGCACAAAAGAAAAAATATTCAATTAATATTTCAGGCGATGGCTCTATTATGATGAATATTCAAGAGCTAATAACTTGCATTCAAAGTGGGATTCCAGTCATAAATGTTATATTAAACAATAATTATTTAGGCATGGTTAGGCAGTGGCAAACATTTTTCTATGAAAAGAGATATTCAAATGTAGATCTTACATGCCAACCAAATTTTGTGAAATTAGTAGAATCTTTTGGTGGAATAGGCTTTGAGGTAAAAACAAAAAAAGAATTTGAAAAAGCACTAAAAGAAGCAATGAATAGCAACAAAGTATCTTTACTTGATGTAAAAATCGATAGAATGGAATCTGTATTTCCTATGGTGCCAAGTGGTGGAGCAATATATAATATGATGTTAAATTAA